The window TGCCACCCGGCGCGGCTGTTGGGTCCAGCGCACTGTTACGACCCTGTCAAGTGCCATCCAGCCCAAGATTAACACAATTACCAACCGGAGAATAAATAACCAATAACCACCCCTTGTCCCGAAGTCTTTCCAGTAAAGCAGAAAAGTTAGGATTAATAGTATAAAACTAACGACGGTAATCATTAACCCGCCTGGGCACCGATTCCGGCACCATGATCAGTTTTAAACTCTCACTCGCGGTGTTGAACTCAACCGGCAAACTTATCAGGTCCACAAGACCGTCACTGTTGGTATCGCTGACCCCGAACACCGAATACACACCCGCCGGCACTTTAACCTCAAACGAACCGTCGGCTAAAATCGGTGCCACCGCCTTTGTCTTCTCCTGGTCAAAAAAAACCGTGCCGCGGTGGACAACAGTTTTCCCTTTAACCGTAACCCCTTCAAAAACTGAATCTGTTGTCCAGTAAGTCCATGCCGGTGTCAAGCCGATGTTGTTTTCCAGGTCTTGAAATCCCGGATTCAGTAAAAAGTAAAAAACCTTGCCCGGACCGATTGAGTCCCGGCAGACAAAATTGACCTCCTGCCAGTTAGGTTCCCAGACCCGATGGAAAAGTGTCTCGAACTCTTCGGGCACAATCATATAGTTGAGAGGTAAACTGGTATCCACCGGCTCACTAAATCGGATGATGATACGGACTCCACGCCATAAATTAACGCTGCCCGATGCCGGTGAAACCGCCACAACCCGGGGAGAAATTGTGTCAATTCGATTTGACCCAAGAAAACTGGCGCGAAAGCGCCCGGGATTACCCGCCATATCCCATACCACACCTTGCAAAAAATAGCGCTGGTGGCTTTGCGGCTCAGTCCAGACCAAAATCCGCATCCGGTCTCTTCCCCTTGAAATTCCCCTTATCCTGAGTCCCGTGATACTCACACTCTCGGGCACAAACCTTGCAGGGTCAAGTTCTTCATCAAACACCAGTTCAACCTGAACCCGAGTCCGGGCGTTGACTTCAACGATGTGCGGTGGAAATCGGTCCGGACTCGGCGGCAGCATCTTTTTGGCACAATGACCGCACAATAGCAGTAAACAGGCAGACAACAGATACCTTTTCATTTCATCCTCTCAAGAAATCTGGTTAACTGCTTATAGAGTATCACCAATTCGGGTTGACGTTCGCGTAGGGCTTTGAGATGCCTTTTAACCGTTATCCAGTCCCCCCGTTTTACCGGTCCGGTCAGTGTTGTAACTGCCCCTTGTTTTTTTATGTTTCGAAGCACCCCAACAGTCAATGGCATAACAATCTCTCTTGCCCTTTGCGGTGCAAACCCGATGTCCTTGCCAATCTTCTCCACAGCATAAAACAACGGATGAACAAAATTACTCCCGAACACGCACATTGCGTGGTAAAGCGGTCGGTCTTCTGAACGGACAAGAACCGCCTTTCCTTTTAACTGCGCCACAAGTCGCCTGCCAAAGCGCAAACCTTTTTTCGTCCCGTCAAGTGCAAAGTACCCACCAGGCAGGTCTATTTGTGCCTGCGGGCGACTAAAAAAACTTTTGACCGGATGTAGCGCTAAGGTGTCTACACCTCGCTCAACCGCACCCTTAAAAAGCTCAACGCCATAGGCACCGGAAAGATGAACTACCACAGTCCCGGGTTTGATATACCGCCTCAAACGCATAAACTGTTTCTGAATCTCCCGGTCCGGCACCGAGAAGACAATCACATCAACGACGGATACCAGATTTCGGGAATCCTCGCTCCGCCGCCTGACTGTCAGAACTTTATATCCCAGTCGCGACAGATGCCCGGCAAGTGCGCTACCAACTTTACCATAACCAATAATTAAAACCCGGGTCTGCGCTCTATCGCTCCTGCTCTTCTGCTCCTCTTTCATTTTCCAATAATACACATTTGACTAATCAAGTTCAAGAAGTAAAATAGATAAGAGCGCAATGAACTGGCTCGGTCATAAATTTTTAAAATCAGGTGCGCGGCACCTTCAACCCTTGGAGGCTTAAATGAAAAGATTTTTGCTGACCATAATACTGGGTCTCTGTTCCCTTGTTTTTGCTGAACAGGGAGCAAGGTACCTTATCATTACCACCGATGCCCTTGCTCCAGTGATTAAACCCCTTGCCGATTGGAAGCATTACTCTGGTATGCAGTGTAAGGTGGTAAAACTGTCCGAAATTGGCACCCCTGCCGATACCACCGCAATAAAGAACTACATTAGAAACGCCTATAACAACTGGCCGGTTCGCCCGGAATACATCCTCCTTGTTGGCTCGCCGTCCAATCTCCCAGCCCGCTTCTATAGGATTCAAGGAGGATACGGTTACTATTCCGATAACATTTATGGCGATATAAACAGCGACCTATATATGGACCTTCCGGTCGGCAGATTTATTGCCAGTTCTGCATCCCAGTGCAGTGTGATGGTCGCAAAAACCCTTGCTTATGAAAGATACCCAGACCTTACCGATAGCCTGTGGATGCGTCGCCTCACCACCGTTATCCGGGAAAATAGCGACTCAGACGATACCATCTACTGGAACGACATCCGAATACTCGCGAGCCTCGCAGGAGCAAACGGATTTGTCAGTTGCGACTCGCTTTCCTATTTGCGCGGGCACACCGCTAATGATGTTATCAATTCGGTCAACAATGGAACCGCAATTGTCCTTTATCGAGGGAGTGGCGTCAGGAACTGGTACTACCCATTCAGTGTCAATCCCTATTTAACAAACAACGGTAAAAAACTACCGATAATCCTATCTATTACCTGTGAAACAATGACCCTGGCACCAGGGGAAGAAATGGTTGGCGACTCGTGGGTCAAAGCCGGAACCGTAACCAACCTGAAAGGTGCCGTCGCATTCTTTGGTAACACCCATTCACTCGTCTCAAGCAATCTTACAGTTCGGAAAAGAAGTACGGTTGCCCGTGCCTTTACCAGAGCGGTGTTCCTGGAAGGCAAAACCAAACTCGGTCAGGCGATGATTCGCGCCAAAGATTCGCTTTACCGGGTATTCACTGATGCCGCTGAGTACCGCGGGTTTAACCTTCTTGGCGATCCTGACCTTGACATCTGGACCGCAACCCCGAAACTCCCAACCGTGGAGCATCCGGATGTAATCCCGCCCGAACCCCAAGAACTCGCAATTCGCGTCTTGCTTAATGAGCAGCCCATCGCCAACGCATTAGTGTGTATCTCAATGGACACTGTGATTTATGAATATGGTTACACCGACAACTATGGCGCCATCGCCTTTAACATCAATCCAACCGATACCGGCAGACTCCGCCTCGTGATTACGGGCCACAACCTCTATCCTTATGAGACCCTGATTCCAGTCTCGCAGGTTGGCATTCAAGAATCACCGGCGCGTTTGCCCCAAGCCAGGGTTACTGCTATCCCTCAGATTTTCCTTAACACCACTCGCCTGCATATCAACAATTCCGACCCCAACGGCACAGAAATCGTCATCTACGACGTTACCGGGAAACCGGTGCGCGCGCTGAAACACATCACAAGTGACGCTGTCTGGGATGGCACCGACGACAAAGGAACTCTCTGTCCTGCGGGCGCCTATCTATGCCGGGTAAAAAACGGCTCCCACCAGACAAAAGTTCTAAAATTGAGATAGAGAAATCAGAACCTCAATTTCTTGACTTCTTTTCTACTGATGCTACACTGACTATCCAGTTGAATTTCTTTAGTGATACGGAGTTAAAAAACAACACAGCAGGAGGAATTTAATGGTGATAGTTTTTTGTGAACAGCGTGAAGGCACTCTTAAGAAAGTCTCTTTTGAAGCCCTGCTCGCCGGCTACAAAATTGCCGAAAAGAAACAGGATGAACTCACTGCGGTTGTTTTAGGAAAAGACATATCCTCCATTGCCCGGGAGATTGTTAAATTCGGTGTTAATAAAGTCATCACCGTGGACGACCCGGCACTTGAATTCTACACCCCGGATGGTTACGGCAGCGTCCTCGAAAAACTGGCGCGCGAACACAAACCGCACGCCGTTATCCTCAGCGCCACCGCTCTGGGAAAAGACCTTGCCGCCACCCTCGCCTCCCGGCTGGAAACCGTGCTCCTGCCCGACTGCACCGCCATCGACTTTGATGAAGAAGGAAATGTTGTTGCCACCCGACCAATCTACGCCGGTAAGGCGCTCGCGACTGTAAAAGCCCCGGGCGTTATGCCACTCGTGATAAGCCTACGACCACGGGCGGTCGGCGCGCAGGGAGAACTAAACCGAAATGGCCAGATTGTCGCTGCTCAATTAACACCAGAAGATTTGCGAATGAAGGTCGCAGAAATTGTCAAGACGGTCACCAAAACGGTCGAACTGACCGAAGCCGACATCGTAATATCCGGCGGGCGGGGAATGAAAGGTCCGGAAAATTACGCCCTCCTTGAGGAACTCGCCGCTGTTATTAATGCAGCGGTTGGTGCCTCTCGCGCCGCAGTTGATGCCGGCTGGCGCGACCATCAGTTTCAAGTTGGACAAACCGGCAAGGTTGTCGCCCCTTCGCTCTACATCGCCTGCGGTATTTCCGGTGCCATCCAGCATTTGGTGGGTATGATTAACTCAAAATGCATTGTGGCAATCAACAAAGACCCGGAGGCAAACATCTTCAAGGTTGCCGATTACGGCATCGTCGGTGACCTGTTTCAGGTTGTTCCCCTTCTTACCGAGGAGTTCAAAAAAATCAAGCAGGGATAAGGAGTTATGCCCGACACTTTTCAGATTGATGTCCAGAAGGTGAAGCCTATCCTTGAAATAATCCTTGACACATCCGCTCCCCCGGTACCGCGTTGCCGTCTGCTTTCTTCAGGATTCGGACCTTCCCACACATTAAAGGTCAAAGAGAACATCACCGGTACCCGTGCCTGTCTCGGCTGTGGTAACTGCGTTGACATCTGCTCCTTACTGGCACGAGAACCCGCCCGATTAAAACGCACTGCCCAGCGCACCAGTCTCGCCCTGGAAACGATGGTCGGCTCGGACTGCGACCGGTGTTATCAATGCGTCCTTTCCTGCCCCCAGGTTGATACCACGATAAAACATTACATTGTAAAAGAACGGGCAATTGAGCAAATGAAACATCTGCTGGCGCATCTTGCGCCCCGGGACGACTATTACCTTGACCAATTTTACCAGGAGGCATGCAATGGGTGAAAATATGATTGACATCTACATTATGGGTGAGCACCATCGGGTTCCGGACTCGTTAACCATTCTTCAGGCGCTCGAGTACGCGGGCTATCGACTTATTCGCGGCGTTGGATGCCGGGGTGGGTTCTGTGGTGCCTGTGCCACCGTGTATCGCATCGCCGGGGATTACCGCTTGAAATTCGCCCTTGCCTGCCAGACCAAAGTCGAGCCCAATATGCAACTGGCGATGATTCCTTATTTCCCTGCCCACCAACCGCGCTATCGCCTTTCCGAACTAAAAGGCACGGCCCAGGAGGTGCTGAATATCTATCCCGAAATGTTAACCTGTTACGGTTGTAACACCTGCACCAAATCCTGCCCCCAGGAAATCGATGTCCTGGGTTATGTATC is drawn from candidate division WOR-3 bacterium and contains these coding sequences:
- a CDS encoding Ig-like domain-containing protein, translated to MKRYLLSACLLLLCGHCAKKMLPPSPDRFPPHIVEVNARTRVQVELVFDEELDPARFVPESVSITGLRIRGISRGRDRMRILVWTEPQSHQRYFLQGVVWDMAGNPGRFRASFLGSNRIDTISPRVVAVSPASGSVNLWRGVRIIIRFSEPVDTSLPLNYMIVPEEFETLFHRVWEPNWQEVNFVCRDSIGPGKVFYFLLNPGFQDLENNIGLTPAWTYWTTDSVFEGVTVKGKTVVHRGTVFFDQEKTKAVAPILADGSFEVKVPAGVYSVFGVSDTNSDGLVDLISLPVEFNTASESLKLIMVPESVPRRVNDYRR
- a CDS encoding DUF2520 domain-containing protein, with product MKEEQKSRSDRAQTRVLIIGYGKVGSALAGHLSRLGYKVLTVRRRSEDSRNLVSVVDVIVFSVPDREIQKQFMRLRRYIKPGTVVVHLSGAYGVELFKGAVERGVDTLALHPVKSFFSRPQAQIDLPGGYFALDGTKKGLRFGRRLVAQLKGKAVLVRSEDRPLYHAMCVFGSNFVHPLFYAVEKIGKDIGFAPQRAREIVMPLTVGVLRNIKKQGAVTTLTGPVKRGDWITVKRHLKALRERQPELVILYKQLTRFLERMK
- a CDS encoding C25 family cysteine peptidase, with translation MKRFLLTIILGLCSLVFAEQGARYLIITTDALAPVIKPLADWKHYSGMQCKVVKLSEIGTPADTTAIKNYIRNAYNNWPVRPEYILLVGSPSNLPARFYRIQGGYGYYSDNIYGDINSDLYMDLPVGRFIASSASQCSVMVAKTLAYERYPDLTDSLWMRRLTTVIRENSDSDDTIYWNDIRILASLAGANGFVSCDSLSYLRGHTANDVINSVNNGTAIVLYRGSGVRNWYYPFSVNPYLTNNGKKLPIILSITCETMTLAPGEEMVGDSWVKAGTVTNLKGAVAFFGNTHSLVSSNLTVRKRSTVARAFTRAVFLEGKTKLGQAMIRAKDSLYRVFTDAAEYRGFNLLGDPDLDIWTATPKLPTVEHPDVIPPEPQELAIRVLLNEQPIANALVCISMDTVIYEYGYTDNYGAIAFNINPTDTGRLRLVITGHNLYPYETLIPVSQVGIQESPARLPQARVTAIPQIFLNTTRLHINNSDPNGTEIVIYDVTGKPVRALKHITSDAVWDGTDDKGTLCPAGAYLCRVKNGSHQTKVLKLR
- a CDS encoding electron transfer flavoprotein subunit alpha/FixB family protein, with product MVIVFCEQREGTLKKVSFEALLAGYKIAEKKQDELTAVVLGKDISSIAREIVKFGVNKVITVDDPALEFYTPDGYGSVLEKLAREHKPHAVILSATALGKDLAATLASRLETVLLPDCTAIDFDEEGNVVATRPIYAGKALATVKAPGVMPLVISLRPRAVGAQGELNRNGQIVAAQLTPEDLRMKVAEIVKTVTKTVELTEADIVISGGRGMKGPENYALLEELAAVINAAVGASRAAVDAGWRDHQFQVGQTGKVVAPSLYIACGISGAIQHLVGMINSKCIVAINKDPEANIFKVADYGIVGDLFQVVPLLTEEFKKIKQG
- a CDS encoding 4Fe-4S dicluster domain-containing protein, whose product is MGENMIDIYIMGEHHRVPDSLTILQALEYAGYRLIRGVGCRGGFCGACATVYRIAGDYRLKFALACQTKVEPNMQLAMIPYFPAHQPRYRLSELKGTAQEVLNIYPEMLTCYGCNTCTKSCPQEIDVLGYVSAIIRGDIPLAADISFDCIMCGLCVSRCPAELVKHHAALLCRRIYGKFLAPRSEHLKQRIQEVKTGKFTAAIAELKNMPPEELKKVYANRDIEPEE